Proteins from a genomic interval of Ndongobacter massiliensis:
- a CDS encoding NEAT domain-containing protein produces MRKKWVALLMAFTLVLGIFAPATPSFAEGETPDAADELTQAVEELQELPSVLNEEAEKIRDAAGEYATKLLDADVYRPFQLRMMAQVLRELKTALGSDPYPQDGTYEIDGLLHHAYQDSASMGNNAIVKPMHITVKDQQVRAGLNFIPLKFWGMEGYLSLLYYLPEWETEMGPSPAGTDTPIVLADVDEYYVGLRDALNDPNSKDCIEKIKDQDYPKWISFPMTWGDPEVWVRVFVPIMERIGLNGGTEGMGTQFAKLQFDWSTLKQIETPELHWDNFNQYFSDMKRIADNDIDNGNTPQDTINAQRDFALAMHNYGTKLLDEKRVNQDVIDAMAEACRLFTEFVTPIDFSALEKAVNDAKAALNNTEQYTHSSLEALRPLMEAGEKICKGEEIVTQERLEEATQKLRQALRALTEKAQPMATDKPAQPYVLKKSTGGLKFVFTPALDDFVAAYLDKQEDSAKLPDTAYTLASGSTVLTLQDAYLNTLKEGTHKLLVDFRAGDETKAGLVEVAFTIEKEKAEKEKAQPMVADKPAQPYVLKKSTGGLKFVFTPAMEDCLAAYLEKKEDSAKLPDTAYTLASGSTVLTLQDAYLNTLKEGTHKLLVDFRAGDETKAGLVEVAFTIEKAPAEPKPGEDPSKPLDYKKLSDGTYYLPGKMVKTNKKDPSMSNGAIDHDIKLTVKDGQYFLSMKFKSLHFAGKIGNLGTLKYFKTGYTEDRYGVPQGATGEVSIDEYMRDGKGNRLVDDFGTDYPEQVTYPMLAEALENDGWVPLQVFVPVMESIAQGLGTQPVYLKLDWTQIRKAEEKLPDNPQPDDPEKPGGKQPGSVTQEKKPGTLPQKPNGNTKRPSNGNLNNGKKPTPKTGDVGIVASVILIASATAGLYVSRKGRKDPNVEQ; encoded by the coding sequence ATGCGGAAAAAATGGGTAGCGCTTTTGATGGCGTTTACATTGGTGCTTGGAATATTTGCGCCGGCGACACCGTCATTTGCAGAGGGAGAGACGCCGGATGCGGCGGACGAATTGACGCAAGCTGTGGAGGAATTACAGGAACTGCCCAGTGTGCTCAATGAGGAAGCGGAAAAAATTAGAGATGCTGCCGGAGAATATGCAACGAAGCTTTTGGACGCAGACGTGTATCGTCCGTTTCAGCTCCGAATGATGGCTCAGGTGCTCCGTGAATTAAAAACAGCGTTAGGCAGTGATCCCTATCCTCAAGACGGCACCTATGAAATCGACGGGCTCTTGCACCATGCGTACCAGGATTCGGCTTCCATGGGCAACAATGCCATTGTAAAGCCCATGCATATTACGGTAAAAGATCAGCAGGTGCGCGCAGGGCTGAATTTCATTCCACTGAAATTTTGGGGCATGGAAGGCTACCTTTCGCTGCTTTATTATTTACCGGAATGGGAAACGGAAATGGGACCGAGCCCTGCAGGAACGGATACTCCGATCGTACTCGCGGATGTGGATGAATATTATGTGGGGCTCCGCGACGCGCTTAACGATCCGAACTCAAAAGATTGCATCGAAAAAATCAAAGATCAGGATTACCCGAAGTGGATCAGCTTTCCGATGACCTGGGGCGATCCGGAAGTGTGGGTGCGGGTGTTCGTGCCCATTATGGAGAGGATTGGGCTGAACGGCGGCACCGAGGGGATGGGCACACAATTTGCCAAGCTACAGTTTGACTGGTCGACGCTCAAACAAATTGAAACGCCGGAACTCCATTGGGATAACTTCAACCAGTATTTCAGCGATATGAAGAGGATCGCTGATAACGACATTGATAACGGCAACACGCCTCAAGACACCATCAATGCACAGCGTGACTTCGCACTTGCCATGCATAATTACGGTACGAAGCTGCTGGATGAAAAACGAGTCAATCAGGACGTAATCGACGCGATGGCGGAAGCTTGTCGATTGTTCACTGAATTTGTGACGCCCATCGATTTTTCAGCCTTAGAAAAAGCCGTCAATGACGCCAAGGCGGCACTAAATAATACAGAACAATACACGCACTCGTCCTTGGAAGCTTTGCGCCCGCTCATGGAAGCCGGCGAGAAAATCTGTAAAGGCGAAGAAATCGTGACGCAGGAACGGTTAGAGGAAGCGACCCAAAAATTGCGCCAAGCGCTGCGAGCGTTGACAGAAAAAGCGCAGCCGATGGCTACCGACAAGCCGGCACAGCCGTACGTATTAAAAAAAAGCACCGGCGGACTTAAATTTGTCTTTACCCCGGCGCTGGACGATTTCGTTGCGGCTTATTTGGATAAGCAAGAAGATAGTGCCAAACTTCCCGATACCGCGTATACGCTTGCGTCCGGCAGTACGGTGCTCACATTACAGGATGCCTATCTGAATACCTTGAAAGAGGGTACACACAAGCTCCTTGTTGATTTCCGCGCGGGCGATGAGACGAAAGCCGGATTGGTGGAGGTTGCTTTTACCATCGAAAAGGAAAAAGCTGAAAAGGAAAAAGCGCAGCCGATGGTTGCCGACAAGCCGGCACAGCCGTACGTATTGAAAAAAAGCACCGGCGGACTTAAATTTGTCTTTACCCCGGCCATGGAAGATTGTCTCGCGGCTTATTTGGAGAAAAAAGAAGACAGCGCCAAGCTTCCCGATACGGCGTATACGCTTGCGTCCGGCAGTACGGTGCTCACATTACAGGATGCCTATCTGAATACCTTGAAAGAGGGTACACACAAGCTCCTTGTTGATTTCCGCGCGGGCGATGAGACGAAAGCCGGATTGGTGGAGGTTGCTTTTACCATCGAAAAGGCGCCGGCCGAACCGAAGCCGGGTGAAGATCCGAGCAAGCCGCTGGATTACAAAAAGCTTTCGGACGGAACCTATTATTTACCCGGAAAAATGGTGAAGACGAATAAAAAAGACCCCTCGATGTCGAATGGCGCCATTGACCACGATATCAAATTAACCGTGAAAGATGGACAATATTTCTTGTCTATGAAATTTAAGTCGTTGCATTTCGCCGGGAAAATCGGAAATTTGGGAACGCTGAAATACTTCAAAACCGGATATACCGAAGATCGATACGGCGTACCTCAAGGGGCGACGGGCGAGGTGAGCATTGATGAATATATGAGAGACGGCAAAGGCAATCGGCTGGTGGACGATTTCGGCACGGATTATCCGGAACAGGTCACGTACCCGATGCTCGCCGAAGCATTGGAAAACGACGGCTGGGTGCCGCTTCAGGTCTTTGTCCCGGTGATGGAATCCATTGCGCAGGGTTTGGGGACGCAGCCGGTTTATCTGAAATTGGATTGGACGCAGATACGAAAAGCGGAAGAAAAATTGCCGGACAATCCGCAACCGGATGATCCTGAAAAACCGGGCGGTAAGCAACCGGGAAGCGTGACCCAGGAAAAAAAGCCGGGGACCTTGCCGCAAAAACCGAATGGGAACACCAAACGTCCAAGCAATGGGAATTTGAACAACGGTAAGAAACCGACGCCGAAAACCGGGGATGTGGGAATTGTAGCCTCCGTCATTCTTATCGCATCGGCGACCGCCGGCTTGTACGTCAGCCGCAAAGGGCGGAAAGACCCGAATGTCGAGCAATAG
- a CDS encoding heme-binding Shp domain-containing protein, giving the protein MRKKNLLWGVVCSLLVSLFLPCHVGAASGTVYSCTINRCYAHPVTGVIEDAGGEAAFTTGQGMVEGTIYDIGILEETTDGQYYLTIRKSLEDYTTNLVFYVQNTGDSDWYSMDVATTATGTDNNGTTGDYRIQLPSPDAVIRGSMYVEPMGRDVVFYLYPSDYVEGNAYGMEQTIVNSAAPNEPEGADAGETGEIQQKKSADLPKPDPSVTQKQGAADAASNGETNAPKAPAPSNASGPKSSITTEKRPDLTQSPGGITNVETDGRVRGLTLSGESEEEAATPEPAGGASPYGVIFATAAVVVVVLLVAAGIVYFMRKHWKRWGDA; this is encoded by the coding sequence ATGCGAAAAAAGAATCTTCTTTGGGGCGTAGTATGTAGCCTCCTTGTTTCACTTTTTCTGCCGTGCCATGTCGGCGCGGCGTCGGGAACCGTGTATTCTTGTACCATCAATCGCTGCTATGCCCATCCGGTAACGGGAGTAATCGAGGATGCCGGCGGCGAAGCGGCTTTTACGACCGGACAAGGCATGGTCGAGGGCACAATTTACGATATCGGAATCTTGGAAGAGACGACGGACGGGCAATACTATTTGACGATTCGAAAATCCTTGGAGGATTATACGACGAACCTCGTGTTTTATGTCCAGAATACCGGAGATTCAGATTGGTACTCGATGGATGTGGCAACAACGGCAACAGGAACCGACAACAACGGTACGACGGGTGATTATCGGATCCAGCTGCCGAGCCCGGATGCCGTCATCCGCGGATCAATGTACGTCGAGCCGATGGGCCGCGATGTCGTTTTTTATCTCTATCCGAGCGATTATGTCGAGGGTAATGCCTATGGAATGGAGCAAACCATCGTCAATTCGGCGGCACCGAACGAGCCGGAGGGAGCGGATGCCGGCGAAACGGGCGAAATCCAACAAAAGAAGAGCGCCGATCTGCCGAAGCCGGATCCGTCAGTAACGCAAAAACAAGGGGCAGCGGATGCCGCATCGAACGGAGAAACAAATGCGCCGAAAGCGCCGGCACCTAGCAATGCCTCCGGCCCCAAATCCTCCATTACGACCGAAAAAAGGCCGGATCTTACGCAAAGTCCGGGTGGCATTACCAACGTAGAAACGGACGGACGCGTTCGTGGGCTGACCCTTTCCGGGGAGTCCGAAGAAGAAGCAGCCACGCCGGAACCGGCGGGCGGCGCCTCGCCGTATGGCGTGATTTTCGCTACAGCGGCGGTAGTAGTTGTCGTTTTATTGGTAGCGGCAGGTATTGTTTACTTTATGCGTAAGCATTGGAAACGTTGGGGGGATGCCTGA
- a CDS encoding YbaN family protein translates to MKKTGKILWATAGFLCFGLGTVGIVLPILPTVPFYLATLFCFTKSSERLRSWFVGTAFYKKHLESYRKKGTMSIGTKVKTVITVTIIMGIGFFCMKRVAVARGILVAVWVAHLYYFLFRVKSGKNAVAESCETEDVAAGKKGFGSKPNLTRTETLCASRRSTE, encoded by the coding sequence ATGAAAAAAACCGGTAAAATTTTATGGGCAACCGCAGGATTTCTCTGTTTCGGGCTCGGCACGGTCGGCATAGTTTTGCCGATTTTGCCGACTGTTCCGTTTTATTTGGCAACCTTGTTCTGTTTTACGAAGAGTTCGGAGCGCCTGCGCAGTTGGTTTGTCGGCACAGCCTTTTATAAAAAGCATTTGGAATCTTATCGCAAAAAGGGAACGATGTCGATCGGCACGAAAGTGAAGACGGTAATTACCGTGACCATTATTATGGGAATCGGCTTTTTCTGCATGAAGCGTGTGGCTGTCGCACGCGGCATTTTAGTGGCGGTTTGGGTGGCGCATCTGTATTATTTTCTCTTTCGGGTGAAGAGCGGTAAGAACGCGGTTGCGGAAAGCTGCGAAACGGAGGATGTCGCTGCTGGAAAAAAGGGATTTGGCAGCAAACCGAACCTTACACGGACAGAAACTCTCTGTGCGTCGCGTAGGAGTACCGAATGA
- a CDS encoding ABC transporter ATP-binding protein, which yields MRNDALFSVEGLHFSYGNRPVLRGVNLSIVPNKITTLLGANGSGKTTLFRLMTRSLSPESGKIMLKGKNLSQYSIRALSQQVAIVQQQNHIIPDLTVHDFVSYGRTPYQTLFSRKTKKDEEMIAWALQVTDLEALGEQEMGKLSGGQLQRAWIAMAVAQGTQILFLDEPTTYLDLKYQIEILELIQRLNQNYGLTVIMVLHDVNQATVFSDRVIGLREGSILFDGAPNEMISTRSLEQLYGICLDIMSVGERKYVIASNRGKPIRQVLLNSM from the coding sequence ATGCGAAATGATGCCTTGTTTTCAGTCGAAGGACTCCATTTTTCCTATGGGAATCGTCCGGTGTTGCGCGGAGTCAATTTATCAATTGTACCGAATAAAATCACTACATTGCTGGGGGCAAATGGCTCGGGAAAGACGACCCTGTTTCGACTTATGACGCGATCTCTGAGCCCCGAATCCGGGAAAATTATGCTCAAAGGGAAGAATTTGTCACAATACTCGATTCGCGCCTTATCCCAGCAGGTCGCCATCGTGCAGCAGCAGAATCACATCATTCCGGATTTAACAGTACATGACTTCGTGTCCTATGGCCGAACCCCTTATCAAACGCTTTTCTCCCGGAAAACGAAAAAAGATGAAGAGATGATTGCCTGGGCTTTACAGGTGACCGATTTGGAAGCATTGGGCGAGCAGGAAATGGGCAAACTTTCCGGGGGACAACTGCAACGTGCGTGGATTGCCATGGCCGTTGCACAAGGGACACAGATCCTATTCTTAGATGAGCCGACCACCTATTTGGATTTGAAATATCAAATCGAGATTTTGGAGTTGATTCAACGATTAAATCAAAACTATGGCCTGACCGTTATTATGGTGCTTCACGATGTCAACCAAGCGACAGTTTTTTCCGATCGCGTCATCGGATTGCGCGAGGGAAGCATCCTCTTTGACGGAGCACCGAACGAAATGATTTCCACGCGTTCATTGGAACAGTTGTACGGAATTTGCTTGGATATTATGTCCGTTGGAGAACGTAAGTACGTCATTGCTTCGAATCGGGGAAAACCGATTCGTCAGGTTTTGTTAAATTCGATGTGA
- a CDS encoding iron ABC transporter permease, whose amino-acid sequence MSEKINVESILSATMKTGQNQKKQKHIRAVVSFLSVTLLLLVLFFFAINAGSLQLSFSQIWRGLFVAYDTDVATIYDLRFPRIVISMVAGAALAVSGVLFQAVLKNPLADPGIIGISSGASFTAVLVLTLFPQLFFVIPLFSFVGGLFSFLLIYLLAWKGSLQPTRILLIGIAIQAFFSAAASFLSSMTGGNLTGVASIIEGNITQKTWADVQLLVPYAALGLLAALLSAKMCNLLLLDDRTARSIGISVNHWRVGLSFVAVLLASISTAVVGVVSFLGLIVPHIGRLLVGNNHKLLLPFSVLFGATLFLLADTVGRMIFMPFEVSAAVIMSLLGGPFFVFLLRRSSYHAK is encoded by the coding sequence ATGTCTGAAAAAATCAATGTCGAATCGATTTTGTCCGCGACGATGAAGACCGGGCAAAATCAAAAAAAACAAAAACACATTCGAGCTGTGGTTTCCTTTTTAAGTGTGACTCTGCTGTTATTGGTTTTGTTTTTCTTTGCCATCAATGCCGGGAGTTTACAGCTGTCTTTTTCACAAATTTGGCGCGGACTCTTTGTGGCTTATGATACCGATGTCGCAACGATCTATGATTTGCGTTTTCCGCGCATTGTCATTTCCATGGTGGCCGGTGCGGCCTTGGCTGTTTCAGGCGTGCTGTTTCAGGCCGTCTTAAAAAATCCGCTGGCGGATCCCGGCATTATCGGGATTTCCAGCGGAGCCAGCTTTACGGCGGTGTTGGTGCTGACTCTCTTCCCACAACTTTTCTTTGTTATCCCGCTCTTTTCTTTCGTCGGCGGATTATTTTCTTTTTTACTGATTTACCTGTTGGCATGGAAAGGCAGTTTACAACCAACGCGTATTCTTTTGATTGGCATAGCCATACAGGCATTTTTTAGTGCGGCAGCCAGCTTTTTGAGCAGTATGACAGGGGGGAATCTCACGGGCGTAGCGTCCATTATCGAGGGAAATATTACGCAGAAAACATGGGCCGACGTTCAGCTTCTGGTGCCGTATGCCGCCCTCGGTTTACTCGCGGCCCTGCTTTCGGCCAAGATGTGCAATCTTTTGCTCTTGGATGACCGAACGGCGCGCAGTATCGGGATTTCCGTAAATCATTGGCGCGTCGGTCTTTCTTTCGTCGCTGTTTTATTGGCGTCGATTTCTACGGCGGTGGTCGGTGTTGTAAGCTTTTTAGGCTTGATCGTGCCGCATATCGGGCGCCTTTTGGTGGGCAACAACCATAAGCTTTTGCTTCCATTTTCAGTACTGTTCGGGGCGACGCTCTTTTTATTGGCAGACACAGTCGGGCGCATGATTTTCATGCCGTTTGAAGTCAGCGCCGCGGTGATTATGAGTCTGTTAGGCGGGCCGTTTTTTGTATTTTTATTGCGGAGGTCTTCCTATCATGCGAAATGA
- a CDS encoding ABC transporter ATP-binding protein/permease gives MIKIRLIQLVSHAKRTIAWVVLWQWLSLLAQILFVFTLAHLLEQVLFQTGIQEMMGKSFLILIGCIAVRCFCERCVVIASYRASADVKHILRDQIYRKLLRIGASYREQVSSAEVVQMTTDGVEQLETYFGRYLPQFFYSLLAPVTLFLLLKGVSFRVSLILLLCVPLIPLSIAAVQTVAKRLLSDYWQSYTGLGDTFLENLQGLTTLKIYEADRERARMMDEEAEQFRRITMKVLTMQLNSITVMDLIAYGGAAAGMVIAVIQFLHGEISLSGALTLILLASEFFIPLRLLGSFFHVAMGGMAASDKIFRLLDLQEPTPGTLRLPKGPLSITLQGVHFCYEPEREILKGISMSCSAGQFLSLVGESGCGKSTIAGLIAGRNRGFAGVVQINGQDLARIQEADLMQNVVLVRHNSYLFKGTVAENLRMARPDASEEALCAVLQKVNLLGFLEQEQGLETRLLEKGTNFSGGQRQRLAIARALLKDASIYIFDEATSNIDVESEAVIMEVIHALAKTKTVLLISHRLANVTRSDCIYFIEDGRVRESGTHEALLKKNGAYARLYLRQQSLEKYGKEQEHV, from the coding sequence ATGATAAAAATACGGTTGATTCAACTCGTCTCTCATGCAAAGCGGACTATCGCTTGGGTGGTTTTATGGCAATGGCTTAGTCTCCTAGCACAAATTCTATTTGTTTTCACCTTGGCCCATCTTCTCGAACAGGTCCTGTTTCAAACGGGGATTCAGGAAATGATGGGAAAGAGCTTCTTAATCTTGATTGGCTGCATTGCTGTCCGCTGTTTTTGTGAGCGATGTGTCGTTATCGCTTCGTACCGGGCGTCGGCCGATGTCAAGCATATTCTGCGCGATCAAATTTATCGCAAATTATTGCGGATCGGGGCGTCCTATCGAGAACAAGTTTCCTCGGCGGAAGTCGTACAAATGACCACCGATGGGGTTGAGCAATTGGAGACGTATTTCGGACGCTATTTGCCGCAGTTTTTTTACAGTCTATTGGCACCGGTAACCCTCTTCTTGCTGTTGAAAGGGGTCAGTTTCCGTGTCAGCCTGATTTTACTGCTTTGCGTTCCACTGATTCCCTTGTCCATTGCAGCGGTTCAAACCGTTGCAAAACGCTTATTGAGCGACTATTGGCAAAGCTATACAGGTTTAGGAGACACTTTTCTTGAAAATTTACAAGGATTGACGACATTGAAGATTTACGAAGCGGATCGGGAACGCGCTCGCATGATGGACGAAGAGGCGGAGCAGTTTCGCCGTATTACAATGAAAGTTCTGACCATGCAATTAAATTCGATCACGGTTATGGATTTGATTGCCTATGGCGGTGCGGCGGCAGGAATGGTAATTGCCGTCATACAGTTTTTACACGGCGAAATTTCGCTTTCCGGGGCGCTCACGCTGATTCTTTTGGCGAGTGAATTCTTTATTCCGTTGCGGCTCTTGGGGTCCTTTTTTCATGTGGCCATGGGCGGCATGGCGGCCAGTGACAAAATTTTCCGTTTACTCGACTTGCAGGAACCGACACCGGGTACACTTCGGCTGCCGAAAGGTCCCCTGTCGATTACTTTACAGGGTGTGCACTTCTGTTATGAGCCGGAGCGAGAAATTTTGAAAGGAATTTCTATGAGTTGCTCGGCCGGGCAGTTTCTATCGCTGGTCGGAGAATCTGGGTGCGGGAAGAGTACGATTGCGGGCCTAATTGCCGGACGAAACCGCGGATTTGCGGGCGTGGTGCAGATTAACGGGCAGGATCTTGCCCGGATACAAGAAGCCGATTTGATGCAGAATGTGGTGTTGGTGCGCCATAATAGTTACCTTTTCAAAGGCACCGTCGCAGAAAACCTGCGTATGGCTCGACCGGATGCTTCAGAGGAAGCATTATGTGCTGTCTTACAAAAAGTCAATCTGCTCGGCTTTTTAGAGCAGGAGCAGGGGTTGGAAACGCGGCTTTTGGAAAAAGGGACCAATTTTTCCGGTGGGCAGCGCCAACGTTTGGCTATTGCGCGAGCTTTATTGAAAGATGCTTCCATTTATATTTTCGACGAAGCAACTTCAAATATCGATGTCGAAAGTGAAGCGGTGATTATGGAAGTGATTCATGCGTTGGCAAAGACAAAAACAGTACTGTTAATTTCTCACCGACTTGCCAATGTGACTCGTTCAGATTGCATTTATTTTATCGAAGACGGAAGGGTTAGGGAATCGGGCACCCATGAGGCTCTATTGAAAAAGAACGGCGCCTATGCGCGGCTTTATCTCCGTCAGCAGTCCTTGGAGAAATATGGAAAGGAACAGGAGCATGTTTGA
- the isdE gene encoding heme ABC transporter substrate-binding protein IsdE — protein MQFFHHFQRSLLFVFALLMLTACVNQHPGKSDAPSRESGNTAEQSAVESAAQKIEALGRPPRVIATSPSASVICDRLEMDLVGVCKSTISKIPERYDSVERIGMPMSPDMEKVGALHPDFILSPDSLISDLRPKYEAIGANYAFLNLRSVRGMYESIRELGIIFDRKEQADRLIDEFETFYAAYQEKNAGKKKPRVLILMGLPGSYIIATEHSYIGSLVEMAGGENVYAGSNQEFLNVNTEDMKTKEPDIILRAAHALPDNVIRMFEEEFEKNPIWKHFTAVQEGKVYDLTYELFGMSATFRYPEALAELQPIFYPASPEEEEAAKKKSQDAQKKAEEFSTEERPAGY, from the coding sequence ATGCAATTTTTTCATCATTTTCAAAGGAGTCTTCTCTTTGTCTTTGCGTTGCTTATGTTGACCGCTTGCGTCAACCAACATCCGGGCAAGTCGGATGCTCCGTCTCGCGAGAGCGGGAATACAGCGGAACAGAGCGCAGTGGAAAGTGCCGCGCAAAAAATCGAAGCGTTGGGGCGGCCGCCGCGGGTCATTGCGACATCGCCTTCGGCGAGTGTAATTTGTGATCGCTTGGAGATGGATCTTGTTGGAGTGTGTAAGAGTACGATTTCCAAAATACCGGAGCGATACGATTCAGTAGAGCGGATCGGCATGCCCATGAGCCCTGACATGGAAAAGGTGGGCGCGTTGCACCCCGATTTTATCCTCAGTCCGGACAGTCTGATTTCCGATTTGCGTCCAAAATATGAAGCGATTGGAGCCAACTATGCATTTTTGAACTTACGCAGTGTGCGCGGCATGTACGAGAGCATTCGTGAGCTTGGGATTATATTCGACCGAAAAGAACAGGCGGATCGCCTAATCGATGAATTTGAAACTTTTTATGCCGCCTACCAGGAAAAAAATGCCGGGAAGAAGAAGCCGCGCGTCTTAATTCTCATGGGCCTCCCGGGCAGTTATATCATTGCCACGGAACATTCCTATATCGGGAGTTTGGTTGAAATGGCCGGGGGAGAAAATGTGTATGCGGGCAGCAATCAAGAGTTTTTGAATGTAAATACAGAAGACATGAAGACAAAGGAGCCGGATATTATTTTACGTGCCGCACATGCGTTGCCCGATAATGTGATTCGCATGTTTGAAGAAGAATTTGAAAAAAATCCGATTTGGAAACATTTTACCGCGGTGCAAGAGGGGAAGGTTTACGATTTGACTTATGAACTGTTCGGCATGAGTGCAACTTTCCGTTATCCCGAGGCGTTAGCAGAGCTTCAGCCGATTTTCTACCCGGCAAGTCCAGAAGAGGAAGAAGCTGCCAAGAAAAAGAGTCAAGATGCTCAAAAGAAAGCGGAAGAGTTCAGCACCGAGGAGCGCCCGGCAGGCTATTAA
- a CDS encoding amino acid ABC transporter ATP-binding/permease protein, which yields MRQLVGLIRPLLGRMGLAILFGVLGFLCAIFLTIFAAQAVLVAVSAFQTGTAMSAADWKTVHRLLTLLCVAAALRGVLHYLEQYCNHYIAFRLLAILRHKVFAALRKLCPAKLEGRDKGNLIALITTDIELLEVFYAHTISPIAIAVLTSAFMTVYQWYFHWAAGILALSVYVLIGAAIPLWNDRRSAAPGMEFREEFGDMNSFVLDSLHGLDEILQYGQGEVRRLEMARQSQHLAKTQRRLRACEGHQRVLTMAVVLFGSLLMTALSVILYRSGQLSLEGLLLCPVALMGSFGPVLALSALSNHLNQTLASGERVLSLLEETPLVEEVPDRGAAVIQIDKAMRLSAQKVHFSYDEECILRDYSIAIAPGKITGIHGPSGSGKSTLLKLFMRFWDVQSGAICVQNQDVRTIPTHQLRQTESYMTQETHLFHDSIARNIGLAKRGATQAEIEEAAKKASIHDFILSLPKGYDTEVGELGDTLSGGERQRIGLARVFLHDAPVILLDEPTSNLDPLNEGVILKSLRESAADKTVVLISHRASTMRAADIVVEMETMRQS from the coding sequence ATGCGGCAACTCGTCGGCCTGATACGCCCGCTGCTGGGGAGAATGGGCTTGGCCATACTTTTTGGGGTACTCGGATTTTTATGCGCCATTTTTTTAACCATCTTTGCGGCCCAAGCCGTACTCGTTGCCGTAAGCGCTTTTCAAACGGGGACTGCGATGTCGGCGGCGGACTGGAAAACGGTGCATCGATTGCTCACCCTCCTGTGCGTGGCGGCAGCTTTACGCGGTGTCTTGCACTATTTGGAACAGTATTGCAACCACTATATCGCGTTTCGATTGTTGGCCATTTTGCGACACAAGGTATTTGCAGCTTTGCGGAAATTGTGCCCGGCAAAATTGGAGGGGCGCGACAAAGGCAACCTGATTGCACTCATAACGACAGATATTGAATTATTGGAAGTGTTTTACGCCCATACTATTTCGCCCATTGCCATTGCCGTTTTGACGTCGGCCTTCATGACGGTCTATCAGTGGTATTTTCATTGGGCGGCGGGGATTCTGGCGTTATCGGTCTATGTGCTTATCGGGGCGGCAATCCCACTTTGGAATGACAGGCGCAGTGCAGCGCCGGGCATGGAATTTCGGGAGGAATTCGGCGACATGAACAGCTTTGTCTTGGATTCCTTGCACGGCCTGGATGAGATCCTCCAATACGGGCAGGGGGAGGTGCGTCGCTTGGAAATGGCGCGGCAATCGCAACACTTGGCGAAGACACAAAGGAGGCTCCGCGCCTGTGAGGGACACCAACGCGTTCTGACCATGGCGGTAGTGCTCTTCGGTTCACTATTGATGACGGCTCTGTCAGTAATATTGTATCGGAGCGGACAACTTTCTTTGGAGGGGCTGCTTCTTTGTCCCGTTGCACTAATGGGTTCGTTCGGTCCGGTGTTGGCACTTTCCGCCTTATCCAATCATTTGAATCAGACATTGGCGAGTGGAGAGCGGGTGCTTTCGCTGCTAGAAGAAACGCCGCTGGTCGAAGAGGTGCCCGACCGGGGAGCAGCAGTGATTCAAATCGATAAAGCCATGCGCCTTTCGGCACAGAAGGTACACTTTTCGTATGACGAAGAATGCATTTTACGCGACTATTCCATTGCGATTGCACCGGGTAAAATCACCGGCATCCATGGACCGAGTGGGTCGGGCAAGTCTACACTTTTGAAATTGTTTATGCGTTTTTGGGACGTTCAATCCGGTGCAATTTGTGTGCAGAATCAAGATGTACGAACGATTCCAACGCATCAACTGCGTCAAACGGAGAGCTATATGACGCAGGAGACACACTTATTTCACGATTCCATTGCGCGGAATATTGGCTTAGCAAAACGGGGGGCAACGCAGGCGGAAATCGAGGAAGCCGCGAAAAAAGCATCCATTCACGATTTTATTTTGTCTCTGCCCAAAGGGTATGACACCGAAGTCGGGGAATTGGGCGATACCTTGTCGGGCGGCGAGCGCCAGCGCATTGGCTTGGCGCGTGTTTTTTTGCATGATGCGCCTGTGATTTTATTGGATGAGCCGACGAGCAACTTGGATCCTTTAAATGAGGGGGTGATTTTGAAATCGTTGCGTGAATCGGCGGCCGATAAGACGGTTGTATTGATTTCTCATCGTGCATCGACAATGCGTGCAGCAGATATCGTCGTTGAGATGGAAACAATGCGGCAGTCGTGA